One part of the Arachidicoccus terrestris genome encodes these proteins:
- a CDS encoding phage holin family protein, protein MEEQSGSFFKEYRDKIEGYVEDRLLLLRLKSVKKISTLIVQMVGMAFLAILSAFIVLFISIMLGFFLGHLLDSYYAGFGIVTLLFILVFFLSIVYRKRLMRKIISSIIDTVLDKKEDDD, encoded by the coding sequence ATGGAAGAACAATCTGGCAGTTTTTTTAAGGAATACCGTGATAAAATAGAAGGATATGTAGAGGACAGATTATTATTGCTTAGATTAAAATCTGTCAAAAAGATCTCTACACTGATCGTGCAGATGGTAGGCATGGCCTTCCTGGCCATTCTTTCTGCCTTTATCGTATTGTTTATCAGTATTATGCTTGGATTTTTTTTGGGACACTTGCTGGATTCCTATTATGCGGGCTTCGGCATTGTGACGCTGCTATTTATATTGGTCTTTTTCCTGTCCATCGTATACAGGAAAAGATTAATGCGCAAGATCATCAGCAGTATTATTGATACAGTCCTGGATAAAAAAGAAGACGATGATTAA
- a CDS encoding YtxH domain-containing protein yields the protein MKNNQKFLSGFLLGAAAGAIVTSFLNGDKGQTVIQNFKNVVREATDDLKTGLENFDEKLEKWTNKGRDFIADLKGSNKKEDMYDLEEIFS from the coding sequence ATGAAGAATAATCAGAAATTTTTGTCAGGATTTTTATTGGGTGCCGCAGCCGGTGCGATCGTTACTTCTTTCTTAAATGGAGACAAAGGGCAGACGGTTATTCAGAATTTTAAAAATGTTGTCCGTGAGGCTACAGATGACCTGAAAACCGGTCTGGAAAATTTTGATGAGAAACTGGAAAAATGGACGAATAAAGGACGCGATTTTATTGCTGATCTGAAAGGAAGTAATAAAAAAGAAGACATGTACGATCTGGAGGAGATTTTCTCCTAA
- a CDS encoding beta-ketoacyl-ACP synthase III: MNTLRAAITSVGGYVPEDRLTNADLEKIIDTTDEWITTRTGIKERRILKDPAKASSDMAVEAIGQILEKKQLDPLEIDCIICATVTPDMVFPSTANLIGDKIGAKNAYGFDISAACSGFLYALNMGTALIESGKNKKVLVVGVDKMSAIVDYTDRTTCIIFGDGAGAVLLEPTTEDVGVMDSILRSDGSGAKHLHMKAGGSLRPATIETVAAREHYIYQEGKHVFKFAVTGMADVSQELLEKNHLTGEDIDWLVPHQANLRIIDATRERINLPPEKVMINIHKYGNTTAGTIPLCLWDFEKQLKKGDKLVMAAFGGGFTWGATYVKWAY; this comes from the coding sequence ATGAATACATTACGCGCCGCAATTACCTCGGTAGGAGGTTACGTACCAGAGGACAGACTCACGAACGCCGACCTGGAAAAGATCATTGATACAACCGATGAATGGATTACGACAAGAACAGGCATTAAAGAAAGAAGGATACTGAAAGACCCGGCAAAAGCCAGCAGTGATATGGCGGTGGAAGCCATTGGGCAAATTCTGGAAAAAAAACAGCTGGATCCGCTGGAGATTGACTGTATCATTTGTGCCACCGTAACGCCAGACATGGTTTTCCCTTCTACCGCCAACCTGATCGGTGATAAGATCGGAGCAAAGAATGCCTATGGATTTGACATCAGCGCTGCCTGCAGCGGCTTCCTATATGCCCTGAATATGGGCACTGCGCTCATTGAGAGCGGCAAAAACAAAAAAGTTTTGGTTGTTGGTGTCGATAAAATGAGCGCCATCGTAGATTATACGGACAGAACAACCTGTATTATCTTTGGCGACGGCGCGGGCGCTGTATTACTCGAACCGACAACGGAGGATGTGGGCGTGATGGATTCTATTTTACGCAGTGACGGATCTGGCGCCAAACACCTGCATATGAAAGCAGGCGGCTCCCTTCGTCCGGCCACTATCGAAACAGTGGCCGCCCGGGAACATTATATCTATCAGGAAGGCAAACATGTTTTTAAGTTTGCGGTAACAGGCATGGCAGATGTGAGCCAGGAACTGCTGGAGAAGAACCATCTGACAGGAGAGGATATCGACTGGTTGGTACCCCATCAGGCTAACCTGAGAATCATTGATGCGACCCGTGAAAGAATTAACTTACCTCCAGAAAAAGTGATGATTAATATCCACAAATATGGTAATACGACCGCAGGTACGATCCCGCTTTGTCTCTGGGATTTTGAAAAACAACTAAAGAAAGGCGACAAACTGGTCATGGCTGCCTTCGGTGGCGGATTTACCTGGGGGGCAACTTATGTCAAATGGGCTTATTAA
- the ruvA gene encoding Holliday junction branch migration protein RuvA — protein MIAFVRGRFVHKTPANVIVDVGGVGYDLQISLNTYSAISQQEEGQLFTHLHITENAHTMYGFADPSEKMLFLQLISVSGVGASTARMMLSGMKPEEIIRAIVQNSATELEKIKGIGKKTAQRLTLELKDKLAKLHDQQLMAGMEAVGRSIESDALDALVALGISKPMAETAIRKTLKGAGDTVPDLENLIKLSLKNL, from the coding sequence ATGATCGCTTTCGTCAGAGGCCGTTTTGTACATAAAACGCCCGCTAATGTCATTGTTGACGTTGGCGGCGTCGGTTATGACCTGCAAATCAGCCTGAATACCTATTCCGCTATTAGCCAACAGGAAGAAGGTCAGTTATTTACCCATTTACATATTACGGAAAACGCGCATACTATGTATGGTTTTGCGGACCCGAGTGAAAAAATGCTGTTTTTACAGCTGATCTCTGTTTCCGGCGTAGGCGCTTCTACAGCCCGCATGATGTTGTCCGGTATGAAGCCGGAGGAGATCATCAGGGCCATTGTTCAAAACAGTGCGACAGAACTGGAAAAAATAAAGGGGATTGGCAAGAAAACGGCGCAGAGGCTTACACTGGAACTCAAAGATAAACTCGCTAAACTCCATGATCAGCAACTGATGGCCGGCATGGAAGCGGTGGGCAGGTCTATAGAATCTGACGCCCTGGATGCGCTCGTGGCATTGGGTATCAGTAAGCCGATGGCGGAAACCGCGATCCGTAAAACGCTGAAAGGCGCAGGTGATACCGTGCCGGATCTGGAAAACCTGATCAAATTATCGCTTAAGAATCTATAA